One Streptomyces sp. NBC_00102 DNA segment encodes these proteins:
- a CDS encoding PH domain-containing protein yields the protein MSAPAPRTEAPALPVTFRPGLTRLVLLTIALAFFVVLTVVALTLESLGPGDRVTFIAFAVLVAGVLVLLARPKIVADEEGVTVVNLTRTRRLAWEQILQVNLRAGDPWLFLGLSDGTSLPALGIQPGLSKERAVRDAGELRRLVASHGSGTEA from the coding sequence ATGTCCGCCCCCGCACCCCGGACCGAAGCGCCCGCTCTTCCCGTCACGTTCCGGCCGGGTCTCACCCGGCTGGTCCTGCTCACCATCGCGCTTGCCTTCTTCGTCGTCCTGACCGTCGTCGCGCTGACGCTGGAGAGCCTCGGTCCGGGGGACCGGGTGACCTTCATCGCCTTCGCGGTCCTCGTCGCGGGGGTGCTGGTGCTGCTCGCACGGCCCAAGATCGTCGCCGACGAGGAGGGCGTGACCGTCGTCAACCTCACCCGGACCCGGCGGCTCGCCTGGGAGCAGATCCTCCAGGTCAACCTGAGGGCCGGCGACCCCTGGCTCTTCCTCGGCCTCAGCGACGGCACCAGCCTGCCCGCACTCGGCATCCAGCCCGGCCTCTCCAAGGAGCGGGCCGTACGGGACGCCGGGGAGCTCCGCAGGCTCGTCGCGTCGCACGGCAGCGGCACCGAAGCCTGA
- the ribH gene encoding 6,7-dimethyl-8-ribityllumazine synthase: MSGKGAPELSVSNCEDLRVAVVAAQWHDKVMDGLVDGALRALGELGIQEPTLLRVPGSFELPVVAKVLAGRGYDAVVALGVIIRGGTPHFEYVSQGVTAGLTQVTVDTGVPVGFGVLTCDTEEQALDRAGLEGSSEDKGHEAVTAAVATATTLRTISEPWR, from the coding sequence ATGAGCGGCAAGGGCGCACCCGAACTGTCCGTGAGCAACTGCGAGGACCTCCGTGTGGCGGTCGTCGCCGCCCAGTGGCACGACAAGGTCATGGACGGACTCGTCGACGGAGCCCTGCGCGCGCTCGGTGAACTCGGCATCCAGGAACCGACCCTGCTCCGCGTCCCGGGCAGCTTCGAGCTCCCGGTCGTCGCCAAGGTCCTCGCCGGACGCGGCTACGACGCGGTCGTCGCCCTCGGCGTGATCATCCGCGGCGGCACCCCGCACTTCGAGTACGTCTCCCAGGGCGTCACCGCCGGACTCACCCAGGTCACCGTCGACACCGGCGTCCCCGTCGGATTCGGCGTCCTCACCTGCGACACCGAGGAGCAGGCGCTCGACCGGGCCGGCCTGGAAGGATCCTCGGAGGACAAGGGGCACGAAGCGGTCACCGCCGCCGTCGCCACCGCCACCACGCTGCGCACCATCAGCGAACCCTGGCGCTGA
- a CDS encoding bifunctional 3,4-dihydroxy-2-butanone-4-phosphate synthase/GTP cyclohydrolase II — translation MTTRPATPTHHDRELALDPVEQAIRDIAAGRPVVVVDDEDRENEGDLVIAAEKATPEVIAFMMSECRGLICAPMEAGELDRLELPQMVEHNTESMKTAFTVSVDASAAYGVTTGISAADRATTLRMLAGGTAGPGDFVRPGHVFPLRARAGGVLVRNGHTEAAVDLARLAGLRPVGAIVEIAGEDGVMLRLPELVPFARKHGLSIISIEDLIAYRRSAEPTVRREAEVRLPTAFGDFTAYGYRSVTDGVEHVALVHGDVGDGEDVLVRIHSECLTGDIFQSQRCDCGPQLQASMERITGEGRGVVVYLRGHEGRGIGLLQKLRAYELQERGSDTLDANLELGLPADARDYAAGARILRDLGVHSLRLMTNNPDKTAAVVRHGLVVNGREPMPVQAGEHNLRYLRTKRDRMGHDLPWLDGVPASTCGNQ, via the coding sequence ATGACGACCCGGCCCGCCACCCCGACGCACCACGACCGTGAACTCGCTCTCGACCCCGTCGAGCAGGCGATCCGCGACATCGCCGCCGGCCGCCCCGTGGTGGTCGTCGACGACGAGGACCGCGAGAACGAGGGCGACCTCGTCATCGCCGCCGAGAAGGCCACGCCCGAAGTCATCGCGTTCATGATGAGCGAGTGCCGCGGCCTGATCTGCGCCCCCATGGAGGCCGGTGAACTCGACCGGCTCGAACTCCCGCAGATGGTCGAGCACAACACCGAGTCGATGAAGACCGCCTTCACCGTCTCGGTGGACGCCTCCGCCGCGTACGGAGTCACCACCGGCATCTCCGCCGCCGACCGTGCCACCACCCTGCGGATGCTCGCGGGCGGTACGGCCGGCCCCGGCGACTTCGTCCGGCCCGGTCACGTCTTCCCGCTGCGCGCCCGCGCCGGCGGCGTACTCGTCCGCAACGGCCACACCGAGGCCGCCGTCGACCTCGCCCGGCTCGCCGGACTGCGCCCGGTCGGCGCGATCGTCGAGATCGCCGGCGAGGACGGCGTCATGCTGCGGCTGCCCGAACTCGTCCCCTTCGCCCGCAAGCACGGCCTCTCGATCATCTCCATCGAGGACCTGATCGCCTACCGCCGCAGCGCCGAACCCACCGTCCGGCGCGAGGCCGAGGTACGGCTGCCGACCGCCTTCGGCGACTTCACCGCCTACGGCTACCGCTCCGTCACCGACGGCGTCGAACACGTCGCCCTGGTGCACGGGGACGTCGGCGACGGCGAGGACGTCCTCGTCCGCATCCACTCCGAATGCCTGACCGGCGACATCTTCCAGTCCCAGCGCTGCGACTGCGGCCCCCAGCTGCAGGCCTCCATGGAACGGATCACCGGCGAGGGCCGGGGCGTCGTCGTCTACCTCCGCGGCCACGAGGGCCGGGGCATCGGCCTGCTCCAGAAGCTGCGCGCGTACGAACTCCAGGAACGCGGCTCCGACACCCTCGACGCCAACCTGGAACTCGGCCTGCCCGCCGACGCCCGCGACTACGCGGCCGGCGCGCGGATACTGCGGGACCTCGGCGTGCACAGCCTGCGGCTGATGACCAACAACCCCGACAAGACCGCCGCCGTCGTCCGGCACGGCCTCGTCGTCAACGGCCGCGAGCCCATGCCCGTACAGGCCGGCGAGCACAACCTGCGCTACCTGCGCACCAAGCGGGACCGGATGGGACACGACCTGCCGTGGCTCGACGGCGTACCCGCCTCCACCTGCGGCAACCAGTAG
- the hisG gene encoding ATP phosphoribosyltransferase: protein MLRIAVPNKGSLSGPAMAMLHEAGYQQRKESKELVLVDPVNEVEFFYLRPRDIAIYVSSGRLDIGITGRDLLLDSGAHAEEILQLGFARSTFRYATKPGTAAGPQDFDGMTIATSYEGIVAKHLADNGVNASVVHLDGAVETAIELGVAQVIADVVETGTSMRNAGLEVIGEPIMKSEAVVIRRTGAGTDEPKVQQFLRRLQGVLVARTYVMMDYDCRVEHLERAVALTPGLESPTVSPLHHEGWVAVRSMVASREAQRIMDDLYELGARAILTTAIHACRL, encoded by the coding sequence ATGCTGCGCATCGCCGTCCCCAACAAGGGTTCACTCTCCGGGCCTGCGATGGCGATGCTCCATGAGGCCGGGTACCAGCAGCGCAAGGAGTCGAAGGAGCTCGTCCTCGTCGACCCCGTCAACGAGGTCGAGTTCTTCTACCTGCGGCCCCGGGACATCGCGATCTACGTGAGCTCCGGCCGTCTCGACATCGGCATCACCGGTCGCGACCTGCTGCTCGACTCCGGGGCCCACGCCGAGGAGATCCTCCAGCTCGGCTTCGCCCGTTCGACCTTCCGGTACGCCACCAAGCCCGGCACCGCCGCGGGCCCGCAGGACTTCGACGGCATGACGATCGCCACCTCCTACGAGGGCATCGTCGCCAAGCACCTCGCCGACAACGGCGTCAACGCCTCCGTCGTCCACCTCGACGGCGCGGTCGAGACCGCCATCGAGCTCGGCGTCGCCCAGGTCATCGCCGACGTGGTCGAGACCGGCACCAGCATGCGCAACGCCGGACTCGAGGTGATCGGCGAGCCGATCATGAAGTCCGAGGCCGTCGTCATCCGCCGTACCGGCGCCGGCACCGACGAGCCCAAGGTCCAGCAGTTCCTCCGCCGCCTCCAGGGTGTCCTGGTCGCCCGGACGTACGTGATGATGGACTACGACTGCCGCGTCGAGCACCTGGAGCGCGCGGTCGCCCTCACCCCGGGCCTGGAGTCGCCGACGGTCTCCCCGCTCCACCACGAGGGCTGGGTCGCCGTCCGCTCCATGGTCGCCTCCCGCGAGGCGCAGCGGATCATGGACGACCTGTACGAGCTGGGCGCCCGCGCCATCCTCACCACGGCGATCCACGCCTGCCGGCTCTGA
- a CDS encoding phosphoribosyl-ATP diphosphatase — MANKTFEELFAELTLKAADGDPSTSRTAELVGKGVHAIGKKVVEEAAEVWMAAEYEGKEAAAEEISQLLYHVQVMMVARGISLDDVYAHL, encoded by the coding sequence ATGGCCAACAAAACCTTCGAAGAACTCTTCGCCGAGCTGACGCTCAAGGCCGCGGACGGCGACCCCTCCACCTCGCGCACCGCCGAACTGGTGGGCAAGGGGGTCCATGCCATCGGCAAGAAGGTCGTCGAGGAGGCCGCCGAGGTCTGGATGGCCGCCGAGTACGAGGGCAAGGAAGCAGCGGCCGAGGAGATCTCGCAGCTGCTGTACCACGTCCAGGTGATGATGGTCGCCCGCGGGATCTCCCTCGACGACGTCTACGCCCACCTCTGA
- a CDS encoding riboflavin synthase, with the protein MFTGIVEELGEVTAVEVLDDASRFRLRGPVVTEGAKHGDSIAVNGVCLTVVETGEHEFTADVMAETLKRSSLGALTAGSRVNLERPMALGGRLGGHIVQGHVDGTGHIVSRTPSENWEIVKVSLPAGLTRYVVEKGSITVDGVSLTVVDAGPDHFTISLIPTTLALTTLGLKQPGDPVNLEVDVIAKYVERLLGDRTGDQIDTYLRNPSDTDEETAK; encoded by the coding sequence GTGTTCACCGGAATTGTCGAAGAACTGGGTGAGGTCACCGCCGTCGAGGTGCTCGACGACGCCTCCCGCTTCCGGCTGCGCGGCCCCGTCGTCACCGAGGGCGCCAAGCACGGCGATTCGATCGCCGTCAACGGTGTCTGCCTGACGGTCGTGGAGACGGGCGAGCACGAGTTCACCGCCGACGTCATGGCCGAGACGCTGAAGCGCTCCAGCCTCGGCGCCCTCACCGCCGGCTCCCGCGTCAACCTGGAGCGCCCGATGGCGCTCGGCGGCCGGCTCGGCGGCCACATCGTGCAGGGGCACGTGGACGGCACCGGTCACATCGTCTCCCGTACCCCGTCGGAGAACTGGGAGATCGTCAAGGTCTCGCTGCCGGCCGGACTGACCCGGTACGTGGTCGAGAAGGGCTCGATCACCGTCGACGGCGTGAGCCTCACCGTCGTCGACGCCGGCCCCGACCACTTCACCATCAGCCTCATCCCCACCACCCTCGCGCTGACCACGCTCGGCCTCAAGCAGCCCGGCGACCCGGTCAACCTGGAGGTGGACGTCATCGCGAAGTACGTCGAGCGCCTGCTCGGCGACCGTACGGGCGACCAGATCGACACCTACCTCCGCAACCCGAGCGACACCGACGAGGAGACCGCGAAGTGA
- a CDS encoding hemolysin family protein, with amino-acid sequence MSLVQLFFAGLLVLANGFFVGAEFALVSVRRSQVEPLAASGSARAHKVLYGLENLPQMMAAAQFGITVCSLTLGAVAEPTVAHLLEPVFHAAHLPDGLVHPLGYVLALVFVVVLHLVIGEMVPKNLAMAAPEKTALWLSPALVGFARLCRPVTAALGACAKLVLKLFRVEPKDEVEAVFTSEQLNRLVEDSGQAGLLEPEAQERLEDALELGSRPVTDVLLENGSLVTVDPSVTPRRVEELTVRTGFSRFPVRAERGGPFMGYLHVKDVLDLEDGERAVPQHVWRPMATVRAELPLDDALTVMRRAATHLAQVADAQGKVLGLVALEDVLETLVGEVRDPSHRVSVPRRTVDVTAEHPAYEPKAMADIG; translated from the coding sequence ATGAGCCTGGTCCAACTGTTCTTCGCGGGACTCCTCGTCCTCGCGAACGGCTTCTTCGTCGGAGCCGAGTTCGCACTCGTCTCGGTCCGCCGCAGCCAGGTCGAACCGCTCGCCGCGAGCGGATCGGCCCGCGCCCACAAGGTGCTGTACGGCCTGGAGAACCTCCCGCAGATGATGGCCGCCGCACAGTTCGGCATCACCGTCTGCTCGCTCACCCTGGGCGCCGTCGCCGAACCGACCGTCGCCCACCTGCTGGAACCCGTCTTCCACGCGGCACACCTGCCCGACGGGCTCGTCCACCCGCTCGGCTACGTCCTCGCCCTCGTCTTCGTCGTCGTCCTCCACCTCGTCATCGGCGAGATGGTCCCGAAGAACCTGGCGATGGCCGCCCCGGAGAAGACCGCCCTCTGGCTCAGCCCCGCCCTGGTGGGCTTCGCCCGGCTCTGCCGCCCGGTCACCGCGGCGCTCGGCGCCTGCGCCAAGCTCGTGCTGAAGCTCTTCCGGGTCGAGCCCAAGGACGAGGTCGAAGCCGTCTTCACCAGCGAGCAGCTGAACCGCCTGGTAGAGGACTCCGGCCAGGCCGGGCTCCTGGAACCCGAGGCGCAGGAACGCCTGGAGGACGCCCTGGAGCTGGGCAGCAGGCCCGTCACGGACGTGCTCCTGGAGAACGGTTCGCTGGTGACGGTCGATCCGTCCGTCACCCCGCGCCGGGTCGAGGAGCTCACCGTACGGACCGGGTTCTCGCGCTTCCCGGTCCGCGCCGAGCGCGGCGGCCCGTTCATGGGCTACCTGCACGTCAAGGACGTCCTCGATCTGGAGGACGGCGAGCGTGCCGTGCCTCAGCACGTCTGGCGCCCGATGGCGACCGTACGGGCCGAACTCCCGCTGGACGACGCCCTGACCGTGATGCGCCGGGCCGCGACCCACCTCGCGCAGGTCGCCGACGCCCAGGGGAAGGTCCTCGGACTCGTCGCCCTGGAGGACGTACTGGAAACGCTGGTGGGCGAGGTCCGCGACCCCTCCCACCGCGTCTCGGTGCCGCGCCGCACGGTCGACGTGACCGCGGAGCACCCCGCGTACGAGCCGAAGGCCATGGCAGACATCGGCTGA
- the pnuC gene encoding nicotinamide riboside transporter PnuC, with protein sequence MNVADWLNSEAFTVLDQHIKWSDMIGNTIGLIALALGWKRSVLTWPAQLLSGAILLFAFASAHLSGSAGKQLVVIVVSLLGWYSWTRGKQRAQDGSIAVRFATWRERGVLLAGAVVGTLAVGGLFTAFPELSWDPWPDAYVFVGTIVAMYAQARGMVEFWFAWLLVDLVGVPLNFANGFAFSGFVYVIYGALVLWGMRDWWLRTRTPGLEGATA encoded by the coding sequence GTGAACGTCGCCGACTGGCTCAACTCCGAGGCGTTCACCGTCCTCGACCAGCACATCAAGTGGTCGGACATGATCGGCAACACGATCGGTCTGATCGCGCTCGCCCTCGGCTGGAAGCGGTCCGTGCTGACCTGGCCCGCCCAGCTCCTGTCCGGCGCGATCCTGCTCTTCGCGTTCGCCTCCGCCCACCTGTCCGGCAGCGCCGGCAAGCAACTCGTCGTCATCGTCGTCTCGCTGCTCGGCTGGTACTCCTGGACGCGCGGCAAGCAGCGGGCGCAGGACGGCTCCATAGCCGTACGGTTCGCCACCTGGCGCGAACGCGGCGTGCTGCTCGCCGGCGCGGTCGTCGGCACCCTCGCCGTCGGCGGCCTGTTCACCGCCTTCCCCGAACTGTCCTGGGACCCGTGGCCCGACGCGTACGTCTTCGTCGGCACCATCGTCGCGATGTACGCGCAGGCGCGCGGCATGGTCGAGTTCTGGTTCGCCTGGCTGCTCGTCGACTTGGTCGGCGTCCCGCTGAACTTCGCCAACGGATTCGCCTTCTCCGGATTCGTCTACGTCATCTACGGCGCCCTGGTCCTGTGGGGCATGCGCGACTGGTGGCTGCGTACCCGCACCCCCGGTCTGGAAGGAGCCACGGCATGA
- a CDS encoding hemolysin family protein: MTTPLLLLIAAFLLILANGFFVAAEFGLVTVEKPEAERAAEEGDRRARTVVDALRELSFQLSGTQLGITITSLVVGMLAEPALAQLFTGPLTATGLPSGAVPTVSVVIGMLLASAVQMVIGELVPKNWAVSKPLQVARFVAGPQHRFATALRPVITALNTLANRLVRLLGVEPTDELASARTPGELVSLARHSAEAGTLEQDTADLFVRTLSLGGLTAQHVMTPRVRVSALQSTATAADVLNLTRATGLSRFPVYRERIDEVVGMVHLKDALAVPAADRLRTPAGRIAVPPLLVPESLPVEQLLQRLRNEQPIAVVVDEYGGTAGVVTLEDIIEELVGEVRDEHDAEGADRPELVSVTGEDGRPAWDADGSCRVLSLRRIGLDVPDGPYETVAGLVADLLGRIPAPGDRTGLPGWRISVRQVGHYRAEQVRFVRTADVSGQPGPTDRPEDTPEGDRLAAPARTLQEATR; the protein is encoded by the coding sequence ATGACCACCCCCCTGCTGCTGCTCATCGCGGCATTCCTTCTCATCCTGGCCAACGGCTTCTTCGTGGCGGCCGAATTCGGCCTCGTCACCGTCGAGAAGCCCGAGGCCGAGCGCGCCGCCGAAGAAGGTGACCGGCGCGCACGCACCGTCGTCGACGCGCTGCGCGAACTCTCCTTCCAGCTCTCCGGCACCCAGCTGGGCATCACCATCACCTCGCTGGTCGTCGGCATGCTCGCCGAACCCGCGCTCGCCCAGCTCTTCACCGGACCGCTCACCGCCACCGGCCTGCCCTCCGGGGCCGTGCCCACCGTCAGCGTGGTGATCGGCATGCTGCTCGCCTCCGCCGTGCAGATGGTCATCGGCGAGCTGGTGCCCAAGAACTGGGCCGTCTCCAAGCCCCTCCAGGTCGCCCGGTTCGTCGCCGGACCCCAGCACCGCTTCGCCACCGCGCTCCGCCCGGTGATCACGGCGCTGAACACGCTCGCCAACCGGCTGGTCCGGCTGCTGGGCGTCGAGCCCACCGACGAACTCGCCTCCGCCCGCACCCCGGGCGAGCTGGTCTCGCTGGCCAGGCACTCCGCGGAGGCCGGCACCCTGGAACAGGACACCGCCGACCTCTTCGTACGGACCCTGTCGCTCGGCGGCCTCACCGCCCAGCACGTCATGACCCCCCGGGTCCGGGTCAGCGCACTCCAGTCGACCGCCACCGCGGCCGACGTCCTCAACCTGACCCGCGCCACCGGCCTCTCCCGCTTCCCGGTCTACCGGGAACGCATCGACGAGGTCGTCGGCATGGTCCACCTCAAGGACGCCCTCGCGGTCCCGGCCGCCGACCGGCTGCGCACCCCGGCCGGCCGGATCGCCGTCCCGCCGCTGCTGGTCCCCGAGTCCCTCCCCGTCGAACAACTGCTCCAGCGACTCCGCAACGAGCAGCCGATAGCCGTCGTCGTCGACGAGTACGGCGGCACCGCGGGTGTCGTCACGCTGGAGGACATCATCGAGGAGCTCGTCGGCGAGGTCCGCGACGAGCACGACGCCGAAGGCGCCGACCGGCCCGAGCTGGTCTCCGTCACCGGTGAGGACGGCCGTCCCGCCTGGGACGCGGACGGCAGCTGCCGCGTCCTCAGCCTCCGCCGGATAGGCCTCGACGTACCCGACGGACCGTACGAGACCGTGGCCGGACTCGTCGCCGACCTCCTCGGGCGCATCCCCGCCCCCGGTGACCGGACCGGACTGCCCGGCTGGCGGATCTCCGTCCGCCAGGTGGGCCACTACCGGGCCGAGCAGGTCCGCTTCGTCCGCACCGCGGACGTGTCCGGGCAGCCGGGCCCCACCGACCGGCCGGAAGACACCCCGGAGGGCGACCGCCTCGCGGCCCCGGCCCGGACCTTGCAGGAGGCCACCCGATGA